A window of Cohnella herbarum contains these coding sequences:
- a CDS encoding aminotransferase class I/II-fold pyridoxal phosphate-dependent enzyme codes for MSLIINWMGGWPKEGLVSSSDWEERVEEAATIVATQQLGGVESKTDPFGSEKLRDQLANGLLKGKTGGNPNRIMVTRGADGALAWILERKLVPGDTILTERLTSRSALQAFRKAGLKVEAVDGDRRGMDPEALTTALFRYRPKMVYVSPSCTDPEGGCWSADNRTAVQIRCKEAGVLLVMDDRQEMLLYEPTGYPSSKRLEPGVLSIGQLPPGLVAGSRIGWIAGTSEQLSSIRNGYESRNEKLANPVEQKALSRLIDEQPLEPLFEMLRIQCGERMRVMTELLARKEIEGLSWVEPKGGLHLWVVLPSGLDGEALLRGAWLKGLIFQPGSPYFVKDARINTLRMTHAFADERQMRQGIARLAESIEEFTGRWSRS; via the coding sequence TTGAGCTTGATCATTAACTGGATGGGCGGATGGCCTAAGGAAGGCTTGGTCTCTTCGTCGGACTGGGAAGAGCGCGTAGAAGAAGCGGCTACAATTGTCGCGACTCAGCAACTAGGGGGTGTGGAAAGCAAAACGGATCCTTTTGGGTCGGAGAAGCTTAGGGACCAATTGGCGAATGGATTGTTAAAGGGAAAGACGGGGGGCAATCCTAACCGGATTATGGTGACGCGAGGTGCGGATGGCGCTCTTGCTTGGATATTGGAACGGAAGTTAGTACCCGGAGATACGATATTGACAGAAAGGCTGACATCGCGCTCCGCATTGCAAGCCTTTCGCAAAGCCGGGTTAAAGGTTGAAGCGGTCGATGGCGATCGTAGAGGGATGGATCCCGAAGCATTAACGACGGCGTTATTCCGGTATCGTCCGAAAATGGTTTACGTCTCGCCCTCCTGTACGGATCCGGAAGGCGGGTGCTGGAGCGCGGACAATCGTACGGCGGTCCAGATTCGTTGCAAGGAAGCAGGCGTATTGCTGGTAATGGACGATCGGCAAGAAATGTTGCTCTACGAGCCAACCGGTTATCCGTCGTCCAAGAGGCTCGAGCCTGGCGTTCTCTCCATCGGGCAGCTTCCTCCGGGTTTGGTCGCGGGTTCGAGGATCGGATGGATCGCGGGGACGTCGGAGCAGCTAAGCTCCATAAGGAACGGATATGAATCCCGAAATGAAAAGTTGGCTAATCCGGTCGAGCAAAAGGCTTTGTCTCGGCTTATCGACGAACAGCCGTTAGAACCGTTGTTTGAAATGCTCCGAATACAGTGCGGAGAACGAATGAGAGTGATGACGGAGCTATTGGCGCGTAAAGAAATCGAAGGATTGAGTTGGGTAGAGCCCAAGGGAGGGCTTCACCTCTGGGTCGTACTGCCTTCGGGACTGGATGGCGAAGCCTTGCTGCGCGGAGCATGGCTGAAGGGGCTGATCTTCCAGCCTGGCAGCCCTTACTTCGTGAAGGACGCCCGGATCAATACGCTAAGAATGACGCACGCGTTCGCGGATGAACGTCAAATGAGGCAAGGTATTGCAAGGCTTGCGGAGAGTATTGAAGAGTTCACGGGGCGATGGTCGAGAAGTTGA
- a CDS encoding PrkA family serine protein kinase — MDIFSRISEYRAESEKLGWSGTFREYIDLLRRDNTPAMTAHARVYDMIVSHGVEERGGSKKYNFFNSEIFGLDQTMEKLVEEYFHSAARRLDVRKRILLLMGPVSGGKSTIVTLLKKGLEQYSRTARGAVYAIKGCPMQEDPLHLIPSELRPEVEKELGVRIEGDLCPSCQMRLKTEFENDIERVPIERVLISEKNRVGIGTFSPSDPKSQDIADLTGSIDFSTITEYGSESDPRAYRFDGELNKANRGLMEFQEMLKCDEKFLWNLLSLTQEGNFKAGRFALISADELIVAHTNESEYKSFISNKKNEALQSRMIVMPIPYNLRVSDEEKIYTKLIGQSDMSHVHIAPHALRAAAIFSILTRLKESKKQGMDLVKKMRMYDGEEVEGYKEADLKEMQNEFVEEGMAGIDPRYVINRISSALIKQDLPCINALDVLRALKDGLDQHPSITREEREKYLNFISVARKEYDNLAKKEIQKAFVYSFEESARTLFENYLDNIEAYCNWSKIKDPLTGEEMDPDERLMRSIEEQIGVSENAKKAFREEILIRISAYSRKGKKFDYSMHDRLREAIEKKLFTDLKDIVKITTSTKTPDESQLKRINEVTKRLIDEHSYCPVCANELLRYVGSLLNR; from the coding sequence ATGGACATCTTCAGTCGGATCTCAGAGTATCGGGCCGAGAGTGAGAAATTAGGCTGGTCGGGCACTTTTCGGGAGTACATCGATCTACTTCGCCGCGATAACACTCCGGCGATGACCGCTCATGCCCGGGTTTACGATATGATCGTTTCCCACGGCGTCGAGGAGCGGGGCGGTAGTAAAAAATATAATTTTTTTAACTCCGAGATTTTCGGACTGGACCAGACGATGGAGAAGCTGGTGGAGGAGTACTTCCATTCCGCTGCAAGACGGCTTGACGTTCGCAAAAGGATATTGTTGTTGATGGGACCGGTAAGCGGAGGAAAGTCTACTATCGTTACATTACTTAAGAAAGGCTTGGAGCAATATTCGCGTACGGCCCGAGGCGCCGTCTATGCCATTAAGGGCTGTCCGATGCAGGAGGATCCCCTCCATCTCATTCCGAGCGAGCTTCGCCCGGAAGTAGAGAAAGAGCTAGGCGTGCGAATTGAAGGCGATCTGTGTCCTTCGTGCCAGATGCGCTTGAAGACGGAATTCGAGAACGACATCGAGAGAGTACCGATCGAACGGGTTCTGATCTCGGAAAAAAATCGCGTCGGAATCGGAACGTTCAGTCCCTCCGATCCGAAATCCCAGGATATCGCGGATTTAACCGGAAGCATCGACTTCTCGACGATAACGGAGTACGGTTCGGAATCCGATCCGAGGGCATACCGCTTCGATGGGGAGCTGAACAAGGCTAACCGAGGGCTGATGGAGTTTCAAGAAATGCTAAAGTGCGACGAGAAGTTTTTGTGGAATCTTCTTTCCCTGACGCAAGAGGGGAACTTCAAAGCAGGCCGTTTCGCGTTGATTAGCGCGGACGAATTAATCGTCGCCCATACGAACGAATCGGAGTATAAATCGTTTATCTCGAACAAGAAAAACGAAGCGCTTCAGTCGCGCATGATCGTCATGCCGATTCCGTATAACCTCAGGGTGTCGGACGAGGAGAAGATCTACACGAAGCTCATCGGTCAATCGGATATGAGCCATGTTCATATCGCTCCCCATGCCTTGCGCGCCGCCGCGATTTTCTCGATTCTGACCAGACTGAAGGAATCGAAGAAACAAGGGATGGATCTGGTCAAGAAAATGCGGATGTACGATGGCGAAGAGGTAGAAGGCTATAAGGAAGCCGATCTGAAGGAGATGCAGAACGAATTTGTCGAGGAGGGCATGGCCGGAATCGATCCTCGTTATGTCATCAATCGAATCTCAAGCGCATTGATCAAGCAAGATTTGCCGTGTATTAACGCGCTGGACGTACTCCGCGCGTTAAAAGACGGGCTCGATCAACATCCTTCGATCACGAGGGAAGAGCGGGAGAAATATCTAAACTTCATCTCCGTAGCGCGCAAGGAATACGACAATCTGGCGAAAAAGGAAATTCAGAAGGCGTTCGTCTATTCGTTCGAAGAGTCGGCGCGCACGCTGTTCGAGAATTATCTCGACAATATCGAAGCCTATTGCAACTGGTCGAAGATCAAAGACCCGCTGACGGGCGAAGAGATGGATCCGGATGAACGCTTAATGCGTTCTATCGAGGAGCAAATCGGCGTCTCCGAGAATGCCAAGAAGGCGTTCCGCGAGGAAATTCTTATCCGAATCTCGGCTTACTCGCGGAAAGGGAAGAAGTTCGATTACAGCATGCACGATAGACTGCGGGAAGCGATCGAGAAGAAGCTGTTCACCGATCTGAAGGATATCGTGAAAATCACGACCTCTACGAAGACGCCTGACGAGAGCCAATTGAAGCGAATTAACGAGGTAACCAAGCGGCTTATCGACGAGCACAGCTATTGCCCGGTCTGCGCGAACGAGTTGCTGCGGTACGTGGGGAGCTTATTGAATCGGTGA
- a CDS encoding AbrB/MazE/SpoVT family DNA-binding domain-containing protein: protein MKPAGVVRKVDQLGRIVLPKSLRKRYQMNEGDPVEILVQGDHIILERYRPRCVFCSSMEGVGEFKERYVCASCVKDMHGL, encoded by the coding sequence TTGAAACCTGCAGGCGTGGTTCGTAAAGTGGATCAATTAGGAAGAATCGTATTACCGAAATCGTTGCGTAAACGATACCAAATGAATGAAGGGGATCCTGTAGAAATACTGGTCCAAGGCGATCATATCATTCTGGAACGTTATCGGCCTCGTTGCGTGTTCTGTTCTTCGATGGAAGGCGTCGGAGAATTCAAGGAGCGTTATGTGTGCGCTTCTTGCGTGAAGGATATGCACGGGCTGTAA
- the trmL gene encoding tRNA (uridine(34)/cytosine(34)/5-carboxymethylaminomethyluridine(34)-2'-O)-methyltransferase TrmL — protein sequence MAFHIVLVNPEIPANTGNIARTCAATGTHLHLVRPLGFSTDDRVLKRAGLDYWHAVNITYYDSFEEVEAANAGARFFFASTRVKNRYTDFQFRDGDFFVFGKETAGLPQSLLDAHTETCMTIPMTDKVRSLNLANSAAIVVFEALRQNDFPLK from the coding sequence GTGGCATTCCATATTGTGCTCGTAAATCCGGAAATACCCGCGAATACGGGAAACATCGCAAGAACGTGCGCAGCCACCGGTACTCATCTTCATCTTGTCCGGCCGCTAGGCTTCTCGACGGATGACCGGGTGTTGAAAAGGGCGGGATTGGATTATTGGCATGCCGTAAACATCACCTATTACGATTCGTTCGAGGAAGTCGAAGCCGCGAATGCCGGAGCGAGGTTTTTTTTCGCGAGTACCCGGGTTAAAAATAGGTATACGGATTTTCAGTTTCGCGACGGAGATTTTTTCGTCTTCGGGAAAGAAACGGCCGGATTGCCGCAAAGTTTGCTGGATGCCCATACGGAGACGTGCATGACGATCCCGATGACGGATAAAGTCCGCTCGTTGAACTTAGCGAACTCGGCAGCGATAGTCGTATTCGAGGCTTTAAGGCAAAATGATTTTCCTTTAAAGTAA
- a CDS encoding DUF2161 domain-containing phosphodiesterase yields MAVQLETELYPPVKGFFTERGYEVKAEVRGCDLVACRADQDELTIVEMKKTFTLPLLLQGIDRQKTGATVWLAVERNRTKKGAHNQRFAEITSLCRRLNLGFLTVTFYKTKSAVIDVWCEPAVSLAIPAAAKHGPQALAAESPAPYQLSTGGRRKAKAAKLLKEFNARSGDYNVGGSTKRKLITAFREKAIQCALALECHGPSAPRQVRDWTHCPTAGSMLRDNHYGWFKRISKGVYELTPSGRAALRQYSDVTKVWATRFSWATNYLHSLNELEEGVTT; encoded by the coding sequence GTGGCAGTCCAATTAGAAACCGAGCTTTACCCGCCGGTCAAAGGCTTTTTTACCGAGAGAGGTTACGAGGTCAAGGCGGAAGTCCGAGGGTGCGACCTCGTTGCTTGCCGAGCCGATCAAGATGAGCTTACTATCGTCGAGATGAAAAAAACTTTTACGTTACCTTTGTTGCTTCAAGGCATAGATCGCCAGAAAACCGGAGCGACGGTCTGGTTGGCCGTTGAACGCAATCGTACGAAAAAAGGCGCCCACAACCAGAGGTTCGCGGAAATCACGTCGTTGTGTCGCCGATTAAACCTCGGTTTTCTTACTGTGACCTTCTACAAGACGAAATCCGCCGTCATCGACGTATGGTGCGAGCCTGCCGTTAGCTTAGCTATTCCCGCCGCCGCAAAGCATGGTCCCCAGGCTCTTGCCGCCGAGTCTCCCGCTCCATATCAGCTCTCTACGGGAGGACGTCGCAAAGCTAAGGCAGCTAAGCTACTGAAAGAATTTAATGCCCGTAGCGGAGACTACAACGTAGGAGGAAGCACGAAACGCAAGCTGATAACCGCTTTTAGGGAGAAAGCGATCCAGTGCGCGTTGGCGCTCGAGTGCCACGGCCCTTCCGCTCCCCGGCAGGTAAGGGATTGGACCCACTGTCCAACCGCCGGCTCGATGCTTAGGGACAATCATTACGGTTGGTTCAAGAGAATCTCAAAGGGCGTTTACGAGCTGACTCCATCCGGCCGCGCCGCTTTACGGCAATACTCCGACGTTACGAAGGTATGGGCAACGCGATTTTCCTGGGCAACGAATTACTTGCATTCCCTTAACGAGCTAGAAGAAGGAGTAACGACCTAA
- the glnA gene encoding type I glutamate--ammonia ligase: protein MSVQQVLDLIKEKNIEFVDFRFIDLAGRAHHITLPATEVDAETFVNGVAFDGSSITGFRGIEESDMVMMPDTNSVYVDPFTAHSTLIVICNIHTPDGARYERDPRSIAHKAEEFLQKSGVGTTAFFAPESEFFIFDDVRYESTMNSSSFFVDSEEAAWNTNRKEEGGNLGFKIGVKGGYVPVAPVDSQQDIRSEMVRLMQEAGLRIERHHHEVATAGQAEINFRFDTLTTTADNLMKYKYIVHNVARQYGKVATFMPKPLFGDNGSGMHVHSSIFNGSEPLFYEKGAYANLSELALHYIGGILHHAPALIAITNPSTNSFKRLVPGYEAPVNLVYSKGNRSAAVRIPVAAVTPKGCRIEFRTPDSTANPYLAFAAMLMAGLDGIKRKIDPSALGYGPFDTNIYELSDEQKKEIRSVPGTLDEALDALEADSEFLTEGGVFTKEFIENYVNVKRAEAKAVAIRIHPHEYGLYFDC from the coding sequence ATGTCAGTTCAACAAGTCTTAGATTTAATCAAGGAAAAAAACATCGAGTTCGTAGATTTCCGTTTTATTGACCTTGCAGGTCGCGCTCATCACATTACATTGCCAGCTACCGAAGTTGATGCGGAAACGTTCGTTAACGGGGTAGCATTCGACGGTTCCTCTATCACGGGTTTCCGTGGTATCGAAGAGTCCGATATGGTTATGATGCCGGATACGAATTCCGTATACGTGGATCCTTTCACCGCCCATTCGACATTAATCGTAATTTGTAACATCCATACGCCAGACGGCGCGCGTTACGAGCGTGATCCTCGCTCTATCGCACATAAAGCCGAGGAATTCCTTCAAAAGTCCGGCGTAGGCACGACAGCATTTTTCGCGCCTGAATCCGAATTTTTCATTTTCGACGACGTTCGTTATGAGTCCACAATGAATTCCTCTTCTTTCTTCGTAGACTCCGAAGAAGCGGCTTGGAACACGAACCGCAAAGAAGAAGGCGGAAACCTTGGTTTCAAAATCGGCGTCAAAGGCGGATACGTTCCGGTTGCTCCCGTTGATTCCCAACAAGATATCCGTAGCGAAATGGTACGTCTGATGCAAGAAGCTGGTCTTCGCATCGAACGTCATCACCACGAAGTAGCGACAGCCGGCCAAGCGGAGATCAACTTCCGTTTCGACACGCTGACAACGACTGCAGACAATTTGATGAAATACAAATATATTGTTCACAACGTAGCTCGCCAATACGGCAAAGTCGCAACGTTCATGCCTAAGCCATTGTTCGGAGATAACGGTAGCGGAATGCACGTTCACTCGTCTATCTTCAACGGCAGCGAGCCTTTGTTCTACGAAAAAGGCGCTTACGCTAATCTGAGCGAATTGGCATTGCATTACATCGGCGGTATTCTCCACCATGCGCCTGCTTTGATCGCAATCACGAACCCGTCCACGAACTCGTTCAAACGTCTCGTTCCTGGTTACGAAGCGCCGGTTAATCTCGTTTACTCCAAAGGTAACCGTTCCGCGGCAGTTCGTATTCCGGTTGCGGCTGTTACGCCTAAGGGCTGCCGTATCGAGTTCCGTACGCCGGATTCCACGGCTAACCCATACCTTGCTTTCGCGGCGATGTTGATGGCGGGATTGGACGGAATCAAACGCAAAATCGATCCATCCGCTCTTGGTTATGGACCTTTCGACACGAACATCTACGAATTGTCCGACGAGCAAAAGAAAGAAATCCGCAGCGTTCCAGGTACACTGGACGAGGCGCTTGACGCTCTGGAAGCCGACAGCGAGTTCTTGACTGAAGGCGGCGTGTTCACGAAAGAATTCATCGAGAACTACGTTAACGTTAAACGTGCCGAAGCGAAAGCGGTAGCCATCCGCATTCATCCTCATGAGTATGGCCTCTACTTCGATTGCTAA
- the serC gene encoding 3-phosphoserine/phosphohydroxythreonine transaminase, with the protein MANRAYNFNAGPAALPLEVLQKVQEQFVDFENSGMSLMEMSHRGAIYEKVHFEAEALLRELLSIPEGYKVLFVQGGASTQFAMIPMNLLRPGTTAAFVATGSWATKAIQEAKLFGEIAIAASSEADSYKRIPAIGELNYASDAAYLHLTSNETIEGTQWAEFPDTGDVTLIGDMSSDILCRPVDVSKFGVIYAGAQKNLGPSGVTIVIIREDLISKPSAPVPTMLRFDTHAKADSLYNTPPTFAIYMMNEVLKWIKANGGAAGMEARNSEKAGLIYDAIDGSNGFYRGFAEAGSRSLMNVTFTLANEELEKKFVKESEANGFVGLKGHRSVGGLRASIYNAVPVESVKALVEFMRDFQSRNG; encoded by the coding sequence ATGGCTAACCGCGCTTATAATTTCAACGCAGGTCCTGCTGCATTGCCGCTAGAGGTTCTGCAGAAGGTTCAAGAACAATTTGTCGATTTCGAGAATAGCGGAATGTCCTTGATGGAGATGTCCCATAGAGGCGCTATTTACGAGAAGGTTCACTTCGAAGCCGAGGCGCTGCTACGCGAGCTTCTTTCGATCCCCGAAGGTTACAAAGTATTGTTCGTACAAGGCGGAGCTAGCACGCAATTCGCCATGATTCCGATGAATTTGCTTCGTCCGGGCACGACGGCTGCTTTCGTAGCAACGGGCAGTTGGGCGACGAAGGCGATTCAAGAGGCGAAGCTGTTCGGAGAAATCGCGATCGCCGCTTCTTCGGAGGCGGATTCGTATAAGCGGATTCCTGCGATCGGCGAACTGAACTACGCCTCCGATGCGGCCTACCTTCACTTGACTTCGAACGAGACGATCGAGGGTACCCAGTGGGCGGAATTTCCGGATACCGGCGATGTTACTTTGATCGGGGATATGTCGAGCGATATTTTGTGCCGTCCAGTCGATGTGTCGAAATTCGGCGTCATCTATGCGGGAGCTCAGAAAAACCTTGGACCATCCGGCGTAACTATCGTGATTATTCGAGAGGATCTTATCTCGAAACCATCTGCTCCCGTTCCAACGATGCTTCGTTTCGATACCCATGCCAAAGCCGATTCCTTGTACAACACCCCTCCAACGTTCGCGATCTATATGATGAACGAAGTGCTGAAATGGATTAAAGCAAACGGCGGAGCGGCGGGTATGGAAGCGCGCAATAGCGAGAAAGCGGGCTTGATCTACGATGCGATCGACGGAAGCAATGGGTTCTACCGAGGTTTCGCGGAGGCGGGCAGCCGTTCGTTGATGAACGTAACGTTCACGCTGGCGAACGAAGAGCTGGAAAAGAAATTCGTTAAGGAATCAGAAGCGAATGGCTTCGTCGGCTTGAAAGGGCACCGCAGCGTAGGAGGTTTACGGGCGTCGATCTACAATGCGGTTCCTGTCGAAAGCGTAAAGGCTCTTGTAGAGTTCATGCGCGACTTTCAGAGCCGTAACGGTTAA
- a CDS encoding Rieske (2Fe-2S) protein, whose protein sequence is MNGEEIELGPVDTFTELPVEITLEHNPYWLVRTSEGGFRLLLAICPHAGGEIRPLNDVLFCPLHFWTFHAETGVCLNDSDERLMERKVILRDDRLYAVGENY, encoded by the coding sequence ATGAACGGTGAAGAGATCGAACTCGGTCCGGTGGATACCTTTACGGAACTGCCGGTTGAAATTACGTTGGAGCATAACCCTTATTGGCTTGTCCGGACGTCCGAAGGGGGATTCCGGCTGTTATTGGCTATTTGTCCGCACGCGGGAGGAGAAATTCGACCGCTTAACGATGTCCTCTTCTGTCCGCTTCATTTCTGGACATTTCATGCGGAGACAGGCGTTTGCCTAAACGATTCCGACGAACGGCTTATGGAACGTAAAGTTATCCTGCGTGACGATCGGCTATATGCGGTAGGCGAGAATTACTAA